The Buteo buteo chromosome Z, bButBut1.hap1.1, whole genome shotgun sequence region TTACTATGGAGAGACACAATAGCGATATTTACTTTTCCTGTCAAGagtattatttacaaaaaacaaGCTGATGTACAGAAACTCAACCCAGGGGCTGGGGATAGAAAAAAGGTGTCTTGCTAATATATGCTGTTCTTCTAGCTTCCTACTAATaatcattttcttccatttgtttaGCTCCTTATAGAGCTATAACCCAAGGAGTGGTGAGCACAGGAGGCGACAAATGGAAGTTGACATGTCAGTCAGAAGGATATCCACAAGCTGAAGTGATATGGCAAAACAGAGAGTATGAAGATTTGACTGATAAGGCAAACACAAGTTATGAAACTGGAAGTGACCAGCTGTATCGTGTGACAAGTACCCTTACAATCAAAAGTAGAACTGATGAGATTTTTTACTGTATCTTCTGGAACAAAGAGCTGCAAGAAAATACATCTGCGGTTTTACACATAGCAGGTAACATTTCTAAATTTCATTTATGGTAATACACTTCAAGGTACTATGTCATTTTGTCCCAGTTGAATCAGCCAtgatttgtttctctttctaattttgaaaaggctaaaaagaaattactgtgtTGTTAAGTTTTGCAATGAGTGCACACTTCCACTGTACTAACATATTCATCATTCATGTGTGGACAGAATTCAAGGATAGGAATTTTGCATGACCTACAGTTATGTGAAAATTGAGTCTGAGTGTTAAAAAAAGTTCCGTAATTTGAAAAGCATATAGCTCGGAGCCTAGAAATAAAACCCACCCATATAAATTAAACACACCTTCCAAGAATGTTCTGTTTTGCCGATGATAACTGTCAAATAAATTTGAACAATATGGTCTTTTCCTGCCATGATAGCCTTTGCTTTGagcatatttaaatataacGAATtgtacacagattttttttctcctaaagtCTGGATTGAAGGAAGATGCATGAATGGAGAAGACCAATACAATTTCTCATCAGACCTTTAACTGGGCATGACCCctactgcttttgcttttgattactcttttaatttctgcattgTACCCTGATATGTTTGCACAAGCTTTCTTGCACAGCCAGACTGGAGACCTGATCCAACTGAAAAATAGTATTACTGTTTATCTGACTGTTACTTGGTCAGCTCATTCCCTGGTCCTGTTCACCAGGCAGTGAATGCCTGTGCTGGCACACTTTTTGGGACTGGCAAGGGGTGGAAACAGGCAGCTGAGAGTGAGAAAGCCAAGTCGTCCGTTCAACGAGTGGTAAGTGGCCAAGTTTGGTTTTAGCAAGAAACACCTCTAGGATTCAAGGAGGCCACTTATCCTTTGTATTCAGAGCTTTACCAGATGAAAGAGACTCTCTTTCTCAATCAGCTCTTTTCTGTAGTCCTGATGGGAAACTAAGCTAGATGTAACACTTCGTACGGTGGTGACAAGCAGGATTTGTGATAGGAATCAAAGGCACTATCACATGGAATGCAGGAAGTGAAGATAAACATTAATATCTTCTacctatttttcctttattgggGTGAGATATGGTGAAGTGCACCATCAGCACCTGAACTCAGACACAACCTAAAATGCTGTTATCACGTCTGAAGTTCTCATAGCAAAAATAATAtggtgaaaatgaaaataaaagggagaAGCTTATGCAATTGTGTAATGTCTTTCCCCCACTTGTTTTCCTTGAAGATTCAGCTGATGGTGTTCTGTGGACTGACAGCAGACGTTTTGTTGGAGCAATTCTCATTGTGACTGCTTTCTTGGGATCAGTGCTTCTAGTTATGCTCTGCCTAAGAAAAGgtattcaaattatttattgtAGTGTATCTGACTTATTCTCAATATGGTCTGTTAATTCATCCTCGCAGAGGTGGAATGAGATAATAGAAGTCTGCCTTAGATCTTTCATCCTGAAATCACTAGATTTTTTACCAcattgtttatttctttttctttacctgaCTTAGTTAAATACTAGCAAGTTAGCAGAGTGGAACAGGTTGTCAGCCTCTCACAAACCACTTAGCCATGCACCTCTATTAACTTTTCTTATAGGTAATGATGTAGAGCAGAAAGATTAGTGTCTAATCTATTCAAGGATCCAAACACAGCTCATGCATTTACTGGAAACAGAGGTTTCCTATCTTGTGTCCTCCCTTTTGATTGAGAACCAGAATGCTGGCAACATATAGGGCACTGGaggttttttagtttttttttttcccctttattctCTGAAAATTTTCACTGAACTGTTAGAGCGTTTTTTTTTAGTGATCTAATTGTTATGAATTCTACATATATCTCTATTCTGGttaaaacaccacaaaaatgGTGAACTACATATGAAGTTATATGTCCAATGTTTTGagtctgaaagattttttttcacaagagGGAGTATTCCCACTGTGGCTTCATACCACTTGATTAATTTCCTTGTTAATTTTTGAGCTTTTTCAGTTCACTTCACTGACTTGAACTGGACATTTTCAGCATCACAGCATGCTGAAGAGTTAAAGCATTGGTGGTAAGTTGTTTTTGCTTGCTagctaacaaaagaaaaaacttggagaaataatttttagggTATCTGAGCATGAAAAGAATACGGTTTGCCcccaaattaaagaaaaaatgtttgaaatatgTTGCTTAACCTGAAAAAAGTactgttacatttttttgtctttggttgtttctgttttttttttccttggaggGAAGGTAGGTGTGTTTGAGGATTTTATATTCAGGgatatttttttactcttcatGCAGAGTAATGTCATGCAGATTTCAGAACATCCATAGGActcatttgaaaatgttgaaaggAGAGTGGTTTTACTGAACATTATGGTTTTGGCCAGAACTCTTCCTCTGTATAGTAcatttgtggatttttttagcTGTTGCGTagctacttctttttttccaaatcactttttgaatattttttttggtcaagttgtctgcagagaaaaaatacaAGAGGCATTGAAGCTGATACAGTACTCTTAGCATTGTAATATCATACTGGCATGACTCTGTAAATTATTACCAGAAATGCTCCAAAAACCTGAACAAGATAGTTGACTAAATGCTCCCTCGAAATTCTTGAGTTTTGTAGATGTAAATGCCTGTAGCTAGCATGAAACTCAGCTGGAATTAATGCAAAGGCTAGTTGTACTGTCTTTTCAAGTGGTATCTCAAAAGCTTCCACACTACGAGAGGTGTACATTCTGAGGTGGTATAGCAGAACTGTTGGCTTTCTTGTCTGCCagctctcttttccacagtgaaaaccagaaacagccctaatttctgtctgcaaatgaacaaaaagatCTATAAGCAAACTCTACACTGAACGTTCATGTTGAAGttccataaaataaatacaagataGAAGAACTAAATGTGGATATTCAGTGTTTTCATCACAAACTCATCTCCTGCATCCATGCTATGGAAACATGTCCTGGGAGAAGTGTTCGTAAGCTTAACAGGCTTGCAGGTGATGCTAACAGGCTGTAGAGGGCCTGTAGATAACATGTAAGAATATACTTGTCCTAAGAACGTGATAGGAATAGGAACAGAATATGAAACTGGAAGAAGGGACAgcaaaatccttgacttctCAGAAGGTTCCCATCTGGGGATTTCAGTGAAGGTCAGAAGTTTCCTAGGTTGTTTGTGTaatatttcttgtttgtgtGTATACATGATAATGTATATACATGTCATGATGTATGTGATTATCATGATTATgttatatataatacatatgtgtgtgtgtgtattataAACTGCAAGTTGTTTCATAAGCTAAAGTAGTAGCAACAGGTTGTTCTTTTAAAACCCAAGCTGTCCTAGATGACTGGACAAATGATTCTTTCAGAAAGGAACCTTCCTGGATTATGGGCTTTTTGTCCCCTCAAAAAGCACTAAGAAGGTGATCCCCTTCTTGTTCCCTGTTGCCCAATAAGTTCAAATTCTGGGTGAAAATATACAATGGAAAACCATTTGAACAAGTATTTTCCAGTGATGTTAGTGTATAACATCAATGGAGTTCTGGCTTAGGAACAAGGAAAGGGAATTGGAAAGGAAACTGACAGACTGGGGGCActgaagaatatattttaaattctttgaagAAATTGAGTGTTTTGAGAACCGATCATCATGCTATGCTAAGTGAGCCCTTTCCACCAGTGTGCTTAAGCCCCCATTAGATCTGAAGtaggtattttgttttctttttgatttttctctcttattttctttcagctagAGCAAATAAGGACAACAGAACACCTGTGGCTATTTCATCAACAGCAAGTATGTACATACAGCATAAATCTAGCtcagtgtgatttttttagaaataattgcTTGAGAATTTACTCTGTAATGGTGGCAACCAAATGCAGATTTAcattcaattttcattttactttctaCTTTTCATTTATGTAATAACTGTAAATTACAATTGAACAGTGACTTTTCATTACTATGTCAACTTCTTGAAACGAAAACGTGAAAGAAAAGCATACGTGTTCCAGGAGCAGATGCAGTCCTGATATGcacaagaaaaagacagaatggtgtgctgtgttttggaaagtCTGTGATAGGATGGGACATGATCCCTGGAACATATACCTCAGGATGGCAGCACATCCTGGTGTGCAGATCCTATGCTGCAATTTGAGCCGTGTTGGCATCATCCTGTTTTTCCTCCAGTATTACAGTGCGCATTTGAGGGTCTTTGTCACAACATTAAGGACAGAGGGTTTGGCCCTGTTGAGAGAAACACAGGAAGAAGCTTTAGCTTCccttgcagtttctttttcctcctgttggGATACTGGTGCTACTTGCTATGAGTAAAGCTCAATGAATGGCCAGTACAACCATGACAGTGAGAAATGGAGGAAAGAGTGGAGAGAGTTAATATTTACAGTGGGAAATAAGAGATTAAAATCCTTTAGCCCCCTCTCATGATGGCTCaaggttgttgtttttttaatttattgtatGGTTTTATTTGGAGACCAATTCAAATTAAGCTGCTGTGCGAAAGTCAGTTCATACTGGCAGTTGGGGTTTTCCTGAGAAAATCTCTCCTGAGAATACTTGCCCAAAATGGACATTATTTGGTATTAATCTCTTCTCCTGATCTGTGTTTAAGTCACATAGTTCCTGGACAGCCTGAGATTAGCAGCTTTTAACAAAGATTTATCGCTACATGAAAAGTTTAAGCTATGCTGACTGTTATCTGTATGTATGTTTGTTTAAAGAGCTGTCAAAAGATAAGGATACCTATGACTGCAGAGATGCTTCTTTTGAAGACAAAGAGCTGAAATGTAAGTGTaaatgataaaaggaaaaatagtaaCAAACTGCACACAGCATAAATCATCCATGGTCATCAGAGCCTTCATTCATGGCTGATTTGTTTAGTCCCTTGTTTCAACAGACAGAGTCTTCAAGAGAAGTACAGCCTCCCATTCTCTGTCTTACAAAGTCACCATCATAGCTCATTGTGTATTGGGAGTTGTATCAAATAATTAATCtggtttaaaagagaaaaagaaaagccatgcaaaggaaaatgtgatGTGGAGATATGTAACAACCCAAATTAGTCTTTTCTCTAGCTCACACTTTTGCTACAGAAACAGTTGTGCCAGCACAACTGAAGGAGTGGTGATGGCAATGGGGAGGGAGACCTTAACCCATCACGGCCACTCAAGCAAGTCTGAAGCCGTGAGATTCTGTCTcagcaaagcaagaaaataaatgaccAAATCTCTGAAATCTCTGAAACATACTGTGGTGTGGAACAGAAGGGTGAAGTTattgaagtttttctttcatgttcttGCTGAGTCCTATAGCAGTTATATTAATTACATCCCAAATCCCTCCCTGCTACACTTTACTGTAGTAAACATAAACAAAGGTAAGCCTGCTGGTCCCACAGGTATAGATCTCCAAGTCAAGGAGTTAAGGCCTGGGGATATGCTGCTAGGGGTACCACCAGATAGAGCACTGAATGTATTTGAAAGACtttaaaagaagattttaaaagaatgggGACCTAAGCCACAGCAATTTCACTGTATTTGCTGAAGAGTGCTTCCCGCCAGTGTGTTTGAACTACCACTTTATTTCCTCCCATGATCATCATCTCTTTCTATTTGACCTTttaagtaatttcattttagatCTTTAATTTTGACaatgaaggaaatttttttgttaCCTCCAAACTCTAGGAAAGAGTCCCAAAGCCATTAACTGTTTTGTGACTTCATCATTTTGTAATTTGATAAGTTATTCATataattcttctttttacagATATGCAAATTGAGAAGACCTAGAGAAAGCAGGGGAagctttttcctctgtcatGGAAGTTTGACAGCTCAGATGTTCTGTGTTCTGTCTGTTAAGGggatattcttttttttatttctgttctgcgATGGCAATCTTCTTCCATATTGTTGTAACTCAGGAAAAAACTGCAGAGAAGTTAATAGAATTATTATAGTGTAAAAAGTCCTTGAATTCAGGCTTCTGTGTATGTGACTAGGTTTGGaggtatttatttaaatatccaagtttctgctttctcaagTTTATGCACTGTCAAAGACACGTCAAAAAGATCTTTAAAGGTAAAGCACTTTAGGTCTATGACCATCATGAATTTCATAGCTAGTTCTTGAATAGGCCACCTTCTGggtttccacccccccccccccgacctgAGCTCTCAGTTCCTTGCAGAGATCTTCTTTTGCAGCTTTTGAAGAGTTTTTTCAATACTTTGATCCTCATAAAAGATAAGGGTGCAGTAAGACAAGATGCCATACAGACAGGGCAATTTCTGTCCTTACTGTAGATCTTAAAACACTGGATACTCACAGCTAAGCCTGAAACAGATGCTGTAAGCCTCTTGGCAACTATGGGTAGGCAATTATTAGATAATACTGATCTTCTTGatctctttctctgaaaagtgttttgggaATTTAATTTCCTTGTGATAAAGCTGGCACTACTTGGTTACTGCTCATTACTATTCTGATTTACCATTTGGGGATAATGCAATGCTTTGGACATTCTGGAAGAACGGCTCTTGATTTGGACTGCCTTTTTGTTCATCTTGGGAACTGAAGAAAGAGAACCTTCTCACTTCTAGGACATGAAATAAATGCTTATGTGATTACTTAAGAAATTCTGGGGGGAACATGCTCCTGGATCCCATTTCTTAAGCTGTTGCTTTGTTACATTTTGCTAGGtgcaaaatagcttttttttttttttgtcatacacagatgaaaattatttattacaatGCTATTCacagttatatttttttaataaaatatgttgtgtttttcttgtgtttttttttcctgctctctttGACTTGTTGATAAGTAGTGTTAGCACTACTTGTGCTTTTTCTGGGAAAATCAGGTATCTAAGATTTGGGTGTAGAATAGTGTCTATACCCATGTCATCCCTCTAATGGCTCCCACAAAGAAGAGACAGCTGGAATCTCATTGgactctggttttatttttcagtttaaaataaatgagtcTGCTGTGTAGTCCTAAGAATGTGAATGCAGCCCTTGGCCCAGGGCTTCACTGCTGGCAGTATTTGATCTAGCTAATGTGAAATTGTGTTTAATATACATCTCAGCAAGCTGCCCTATATAGTAGGATAGAGAAATACATCCCAAAACCATAATGGAGTTGGTAGACCTCAGTTAAGTAAATAGTTACTACATAGTGATTTCCCTAATTCATGGCAGAGCTTGCATATTCTGATACTGATTCTTGCTGCTTGATTCTTCAAGGATGCTATGTGAACTTGAACATCCCCTCCTGCTTCCCAACATGCTTTTAGCAGTCATGCTTTTAGTAGGGGTATGAAGGCGATGGCCAACTTTAATTATTCCTGCAGTGCAAGAATGGCTTTGGAAATATTAGGGCCATTTGTAGAAAAAGCACTGACTCTTCTCAACGCACAAATTTAGTTTCATACCACTACTACTTTCATATCACTACATAAATAATTCCCCTTCCAGACAATCTGTTCATTTTCTACTTCCTCTTTGAGACTGCAACAGCTGTTTGCATATTAAAGTAAAAGTGAAAAGTCTACTCCTTTTAGTTATTATCAATCTTTGCAAGGCAGTGCTATTAGTGCATGCTTAGTATCATGGAACCGAAGTTGATGTCTTTATCAGGCTCCACCAGACAGCAGGAACTGTTACAGTTATCTTTCCCAGCCGGAGAAAAGGTAAGTTACTGTTGACAGTGCTGTATAGCAGATGAGTAAGGTAATGAAATGAGGGGatataaatctatttttaaattctgcagcTGAACCCTACTGTCCAAAATGTCAGTGCTTGAATTCCTGAGTGGTTGATAGGAAGCTTGAAATTTTGCTACTTCATTAGAAAAGCAGGATGTGTGGTAGATAACAGATGATGTGAAAAGACCTGTCCTCTCTAAATAAGCTCTACTTTATATTTCTCTGCATCCAAACCAGAACTTGTCTGATTTAATTTTAGCAATTTTACAAATTAGGCTTTTAGGATAAGCTAAGTGTCTTGgcttcatttttatgaatataGGGAGACAGTTCCACATGCTTATCCTCCAATGCCATGAATTGTTTCAGCACAATTACTTTCTACTCATGACAGAGGGAGAATACGCACCTAACTGAAAGTGTGACACATTTAGGTCATGAGAACTAGGTAAGAGGAAATCCTTCCTATCCTAACATAAAAAATTTAGTTAAACACCATATTtgtaataagattttttttccttcagttaacAATTTTTGCATGCTACTTCAGTGGTTTTGGatagctgaaaaatgaaatccagCAGGAAGCTAGAGCAGACTCAGCTTCAGtaagtttcattttgcttcctaATGGCCAAGCATTGTTAGATGTCCAAAAGTGCTCTGAAAAGCCTG contains the following coding sequences:
- the CD274 gene encoding programmed cell death 1 ligand 1; translated protein: MEKPLLLYIFLLYWHFLNALFTVEAPQSLYTVEHGNNVTMECTFPVNGKLKFGDLSVSWEKKDKLRKQVYVLLKGEEDFKSQHSDFRGRIKLLKENLNLGQSLLQITDVKLRDAGVYRCLIGYGGADYKTINLRVKAPYRAITQGVVSTGGDKWKLTCQSEGYPQAEVIWQNREYEDLTDKANTSYETGSDQLYRVTSTLTIKSRTDEIFYCIFWNKELQENTSAVLHIADSADGVLWTDSRRFVGAILIVTAFLGSVLLVMLCLRKARANKDNRTPVAISSTAKLSKDKDTYDCRDASFEDKELKYMQIEKT